One Leptospira fainei serovar Hurstbridge str. BUT 6 DNA window includes the following coding sequences:
- a CDS encoding LIC11086 family outer membrane transporter: protein MLFLFQRPILSHHAGEGQTMASSTRFIDPFTGKKEKPLDYILITQDYQKGTIDHSNLYTTTLFGETFYSGGKFALNFSIPWIYYRQIGREDAARYGKPYLGFKWNPFIESNSPFFILLEARLGFPSGGDSSKFTGGDYYSGLTNVTVGASFTRWLFVIRGSGIFPLSTDRSSTAEQVGVPYWAQSTNTTQTPETSPKIQKVTQWFGYVTYRLTPNFNVFAGYLIRIPYVNVIGGGSLVNETPNNRKTFPRIFREISSGFSCKAFKGSNLTIAGRFPLDRDSDIRLYDYAITTSLSVEISDWRKSKSEGDGKKSDEPGIENETLFPLEK from the coding sequence ATGCTTTTTCTTTTTCAAAGACCCATCCTTTCGCATCATGCTGGCGAAGGGCAAACAATGGCTTCTTCTACCCGATTCATAGATCCGTTTACGGGAAAAAAAGAAAAGCCCTTAGATTACATTTTGATAACTCAGGATTATCAAAAAGGAACGATAGATCATTCGAATCTATATACGACGACCTTGTTCGGAGAGACTTTCTATTCTGGCGGAAAGTTCGCTCTGAACTTTAGCATACCTTGGATCTACTATCGGCAAATCGGAAGAGAGGATGCCGCAAGATACGGTAAGCCCTATCTTGGATTTAAATGGAATCCGTTTATAGAATCGAATAGCCCCTTCTTTATCTTATTGGAAGCAAGACTCGGATTTCCTAGCGGAGGAGACTCCAGCAAATTTACCGGCGGAGATTATTATTCGGGCCTAACCAATGTAACCGTAGGCGCGAGTTTTACTCGATGGCTATTCGTAATCAGAGGTTCCGGAATTTTTCCGTTATCAACGGATCGCTCGTCTACCGCGGAACAAGTCGGCGTTCCATATTGGGCGCAATCGACGAATACGACTCAAACTCCCGAGACTTCTCCTAAGATCCAAAAAGTTACGCAATGGTTCGGATATGTGACTTATCGGCTAACTCCGAATTTTAACGTTTTTGCAGGTTATTTAATTCGAATTCCGTACGTGAATGTAATCGGAGGCGGCAGTCTGGTGAATGAAACGCCGAATAATCGAAAAACATTTCCTCGGATATTCAGAGAAATTAGTTCCGGCTTTAGCTGCAAAGCATTCAAAGGATCTAATCTTACGATAGCAGGTAGGTTTCCGTTAGACCGTGATTCAGATATCAGATTGTACGACTATGCAATCACGACATCGCTATCCGTTGAAATTTCGGACTGGCGAAAATCAAAGTCCGAAGGGGATGGGAAAAAATCGGATGAGCCGGGAATCGAAAACGAAACCTTATTCCCTCTCGAAAAATAA
- a CDS encoding LIC_11321 family protein, with the protein MLSIRSIPIIIILLAFIFIEHVWSSRLASGSFFSSREFPVKGVADEPGSQKKNESPAKDSEDKKKTVKGCCRIKYQGGGFDYFPATEEECVTKPGYHSFLKDSPLCFQSIWD; encoded by the coding sequence ATGTTGTCGATTCGTTCGATACCGATAATAATTATCTTGTTGGCGTTCATATTTATAGAGCATGTTTGGAGTAGTCGCCTTGCATCCGGTTCTTTTTTTTCCTCACGGGAGTTTCCTGTGAAGGGTGTTGCGGATGAACCGGGATCTCAAAAGAAAAACGAATCTCCCGCCAAGGATTCGGAAGATAAAAAGAAAACGGTGAAAGGTTGTTGTCGCATAAAATACCAGGGCGGCGGATTCGATTACTTTCCCGCTACTGAGGAAGAATGCGTAACGAAACCGGGATATCATAGTTTTTTAAAAGACTCTCCTCTCTGCTTTCAATCGATTTGGGATTGA
- a CDS encoding LA_0442/LA_0875 N-terminal domain-containing protein: MKKISKKAPVGNLFPILFALVFVLPASISAETILLKNGDKVYATVIDQSTDSVTILKETKRQSIPKNQILKIIFKEIKDETELAKIIEAEKKKLNKEGKKTDKEEQLDTIMLEQMIKENSYKVVQKRLALIEKYIEEQDASWEEYITTKRSPWDPVWRSAVLPGWGLSHMKQNAYGKTYQMLFIFSALAYFGFEKAAQDRSSKHDNKVNDILLKDPLIYAQINAALPAATAQLFIQQDQISKLQDLNKIKSQEHNYSSYSHNALGIGIGIYAIQLLHSYFTGKTWATHNQVETPSGEKVSAGINVKSVYIPMAAGGSLAGSEYRTDVRYVTLF, translated from the coding sequence ATGAAAAAAATTTCTAAAAAAGCGCCGGTCGGAAATTTATTTCCGATTCTTTTTGCACTTGTCTTCGTTCTACCCGCCTCGATTTCCGCAGAAACCATCCTCTTAAAAAATGGAGACAAGGTATACGCCACGGTAATTGATCAATCGACCGATTCCGTAACGATTCTGAAAGAAACGAAACGCCAATCGATTCCTAAAAACCAAATTCTTAAAATTATATTTAAGGAAATTAAGGACGAAACGGAACTCGCGAAAATCATAGAGGCGGAAAAGAAGAAGTTAAACAAAGAAGGCAAGAAAACCGACAAGGAAGAGCAGTTAGACACGATAATGCTCGAACAGATGATCAAGGAGAACAGCTATAAAGTCGTACAAAAGCGTCTTGCTTTGATCGAGAAATATATAGAAGAACAGGACGCTAGTTGGGAAGAATATATTACGACCAAACGGAGCCCGTGGGATCCGGTTTGGAGATCGGCTGTCCTTCCGGGCTGGGGTTTAAGCCACATGAAACAAAATGCATACGGTAAAACTTATCAAATGCTCTTCATCTTTTCCGCGTTGGCTTATTTCGGTTTTGAAAAGGCTGCGCAAGATAGATCAAGTAAGCACGACAATAAAGTGAACGATATCCTTTTGAAAGACCCGCTGATCTACGCCCAAATTAACGCGGCGCTACCTGCTGCAACCGCCCAACTCTTTATACAGCAAGATCAGATTTCAAAACTTCAGGATTTGAATAAAATAAAGAGCCAAGAGCACAACTACTCGTCATACAGCCATAACGCGCTAGGTATCGGAATCGGTATCTATGCGATACAATTATTGCACAGTTATTTCACCGGCAAGACCTGGGCAACGCACAATCAGGTGGAAACTCCGTCCGGTGAAAAAGTGTCCGCAGGAATAAACGTTAAAAGCGTTTATATACCGATGGCGGCGGGAGGAAGCCTCGCCGGATCTGAATATAGAACCGACGTGCGTTATGTGACTTTGTTCTAA
- a CDS encoding cysteine synthase A: MKITKGFSGTVGNTPLIRLNYYSDKTGCEILGKAEFLNPGGSVKDRAALYIVEDAEKKGLLKPGGTVVEGTAGNTGIGLTHICNAKGYKTLIIIPDTQSKEKIDLLKTLGAEVRTVPAVPYKDPDNYVKVSARIAEETPNAIWANQFDNIANRLAHYYTTGPEIWEQTGGKIDVWVTSLGTGGTYAGTALYLKEKKPGLLSVAADPLGSAIYNYVKKGEISSEGSSFTEGIGNGRITENMKDVPFDDAVQVTDRECLEVIYTLLKKDGLFLGGSSGINVGAAIKLAEKLGPGHTIVTILCDSGARYQSRLFDQDWLKTKGYSIPRV, from the coding sequence ATGAAAATTACGAAAGGATTTTCGGGAACGGTGGGGAATACCCCTCTGATTCGATTGAATTATTATTCCGATAAAACCGGCTGTGAAATTTTAGGTAAGGCCGAATTTCTGAATCCCGGAGGTTCCGTTAAGGATCGAGCGGCGCTTTATATAGTTGAAGACGCGGAAAAAAAGGGACTGTTGAAACCCGGCGGCACTGTCGTCGAAGGAACTGCCGGAAATACCGGGATCGGATTAACGCATATTTGTAATGCAAAGGGTTATAAAACCTTAATCATTATTCCCGACACGCAATCAAAAGAGAAAATAGATCTACTAAAAACTTTAGGCGCAGAAGTTAGAACAGTCCCGGCAGTACCGTACAAAGATCCCGACAATTATGTGAAAGTATCGGCCCGCATCGCCGAAGAAACTCCGAATGCAATATGGGCCAACCAGTTCGATAATATAGCTAATCGTTTAGCCCATTATTATACGACGGGTCCGGAGATTTGGGAGCAAACGGGCGGGAAAATCGACGTATGGGTAACTTCCTTAGGAACAGGAGGTACGTATGCGGGGACTGCGCTTTATTTAAAGGAAAAAAAACCGGGCCTACTTTCCGTAGCCGCGGATCCTTTGGGCTCCGCCATTTATAATTACGTTAAGAAGGGAGAAATCAGCTCGGAAGGAAGCTCGTTTACGGAAGGGATCGGTAACGGGCGCATCACTGAAAATATGAAAGACGTGCCGTTTGACGATGCGGTTCAAGTTACCGACAGAGAATGCCTGGAAGTCATTTATACGCTATTGAAAAAAGACGGACTGTTCTTGGGTGGCTCCTCCGGGATTAACGTCGGGGCGGCGATAAAGTTGGCGGAGAAACTTGGTCCGGGGCATACTATAGTTACGATACTATGCGATAGCGGTGCAAGGTACCAGTCTCGTCTCTTCGACCAAGACTGGTTAAAAACAAAAGGCTATTCTATTCCTCGGGTTTAG
- a CDS encoding class I fructose-bisphosphate aldolase, with protein sequence MLDKIKSALGGEADFLLNHVSKTIPKEILTVPGPSYVDDIFSKTDRNNSVLRNFQSIYNTGRLAGTGYLSILPVDQGIEHSAGASFAKNLAYFDPENIVKLAIEGGCNAVASTLGVLGLVSRKYAHKIPFVVKINHNELLSYPNKFDQILFANVEQAFDMGAAAVGATIYYGSDESSRQIQEVSEAFHRAHELGLVTILWAYLRNDAFKTDKTDYHVATDLTGQANHLAATIEADIVKQKLPETNAGGFKDLKFGKKDDKMYTDLSSEHPIDMARYQVANCYMGKIGLINSGGPSGSNDLGDAVKAAVINKRAGGMGLISGRKAFQKPMKDGVALLNAIQDVYLSKEVTIA encoded by the coding sequence ATGTTAGACAAAATCAAGAGCGCACTCGGCGGAGAGGCGGATTTCCTATTGAATCACGTATCTAAAACGATTCCGAAGGAGATTCTCACTGTCCCGGGTCCTTCGTATGTTGATGATATCTTTTCTAAGACCGACAGGAACAATTCAGTTCTAAGAAATTTCCAATCCATTTACAATACGGGGCGTCTCGCTGGAACCGGCTATCTTTCGATTCTTCCCGTCGATCAGGGTATCGAGCATAGCGCAGGCGCCTCGTTTGCGAAAAACCTTGCTTACTTTGATCCCGAAAATATCGTAAAACTCGCGATCGAGGGCGGCTGTAACGCTGTGGCTTCCACACTCGGAGTGCTGGGTCTGGTTTCGCGTAAATATGCGCATAAAATTCCGTTCGTCGTAAAAATTAATCACAATGAACTTCTAAGCTATCCTAACAAATTCGATCAGATCTTATTTGCGAATGTGGAGCAGGCCTTTGATATGGGAGCTGCCGCCGTCGGTGCTACCATTTATTACGGTTCCGACGAGAGTTCCCGTCAAATTCAAGAAGTCTCGGAAGCGTTTCATAGAGCTCACGAACTCGGCTTAGTTACTATCCTCTGGGCATATCTTAGAAACGACGCATTTAAAACCGATAAAACCGACTATCATGTTGCGACGGATTTAACTGGACAGGCGAATCATCTGGCCGCGACCATAGAGGCGGATATCGTAAAACAAAAGCTACCAGAAACGAATGCAGGAGGCTTTAAAGATCTTAAGTTCGGTAAAAAAGACGATAAAATGTATACGGATCTTAGCTCCGAACATCCGATCGATATGGCGCGTTATCAAGTAGCGAATTGTTATATGGGAAAAATAGGTTTAATCAACTCCGGAGGACCTTCCGGGTCGAACGATTTAGGCGACGCGGTAAAGGCTGCCGTCATTAATAAACGCGCAGGCGGTATGGGATTGATTTCCGGGCGGAAAGCTTTCCAAAAACCGATGAAAGACGGCGTTGCGTTGTTGAACGCGATTCAAGACGTATACCTTTCGAAAGAAGTGACGATCGCGTAA
- a CDS encoding ATP-binding response regulator produces MSSTSSEQPNILIVEDEWLLSFNLQKTLQNLGYRIAGVAANGQDAQTIFQETDPDLVLMDISIEGDMDGIQTAQSIQRIKDVPIVFMTAYTDDSTFMRAMDSASTYAYITKPFQNHQLKSSIEIALRQQKRFGQVKESGNEYRNVIQSISEGAVSLDGEGKVIFLNHAGEELTGWRLVDAMGQPGDRVLSFIQTEFGDLEEDNTDLGNNLRYIPAVLARRDGKKIRVGFRVSPIRDEDGRIIGSIVTFSELSLLTISEQRISEMEKVIQSEMRLDSIQKLAAGIAHEINNPLMGIINYGNIIRNHRSVEPDIRNYARVIIEQGERISGIVRNLILFSKSDNEEATWARFEEIVSAVEGMISALLRSKNLELIKDIPQELPELFLKQSQIKEVLYYLLYYYAAAMAAQGGGIRLTAKFSKGDDGGKTEESNLEIRVSGSLSLEIDPDNAFQPFERIQSDDTRVGMGLSVCYGIIQSNRGKLLVRKSPSGTDFFVRLPVEFR; encoded by the coding sequence ATGAGCTCAACTTCTTCTGAGCAACCGAATATCTTAATCGTGGAAGACGAATGGTTGCTTTCGTTTAATCTTCAAAAGACTCTTCAAAATTTGGGGTACCGGATTGCAGGAGTCGCTGCCAACGGACAAGACGCTCAAACAATCTTTCAAGAGACCGATCCCGATCTTGTACTAATGGATATCTCGATTGAAGGAGATATGGACGGGATTCAAACCGCGCAAAGTATTCAAAGAATCAAGGATGTGCCGATCGTCTTTATGACCGCATACACGGACGATTCCACATTTATGCGCGCGATGGATTCCGCATCCACTTACGCGTATATTACGAAACCGTTTCAAAATCACCAATTGAAGTCCTCGATCGAGATAGCGCTTCGCCAGCAAAAAAGATTCGGGCAGGTGAAAGAAAGCGGGAACGAATATCGGAACGTTATTCAAAGTATTTCGGAAGGCGCCGTTTCGTTGGACGGAGAAGGAAAAGTCATTTTTTTAAATCACGCCGGAGAAGAGTTAACGGGGTGGAGATTGGTCGATGCGATGGGGCAACCGGGAGACCGAGTTTTGTCTTTTATTCAAACCGAGTTCGGCGATTTAGAAGAAGATAATACGGATTTAGGGAATAATCTTCGTTATATTCCCGCGGTGCTGGCACGTCGGGACGGGAAGAAAATTCGGGTCGGATTTAGGGTATCTCCGATTCGGGACGAAGACGGCAGAATTATCGGAAGTATCGTTACCTTCTCCGAACTTTCCTTGCTTACCATTTCCGAGCAGAGAATTTCCGAAATGGAAAAAGTTATTCAGTCCGAAATGCGATTGGATTCGATTCAGAAATTAGCCGCAGGGATCGCGCACGAAATCAATAATCCGTTAATGGGAATCATTAATTACGGAAATATTATCCGAAATCATCGAAGCGTCGAGCCTGATATTAGGAACTATGCTCGGGTTATCATAGAGCAGGGCGAAAGAATTTCGGGAATCGTTCGAAATCTTATACTCTTTTCAAAATCCGATAATGAGGAAGCGACTTGGGCTCGTTTCGAGGAGATTGTTTCCGCGGTGGAAGGAATGATTTCGGCTTTGCTACGTTCAAAGAATTTGGAACTTATCAAAGATATTCCCCAGGAATTACCGGAATTATTTTTGAAGCAAAGTCAAATAAAGGAAGTTCTATATTATTTACTTTACTATTATGCGGCCGCAATGGCAGCTCAAGGCGGCGGAATCCGGCTGACTGCGAAATTCAGCAAAGGTGATGATGGAGGAAAAACGGAAGAATCGAATTTAGAAATCCGCGTGTCGGGTTCCTTATCCTTGGAAATCGATCCCGATAATGCCTTTCAACCTTTCGAACGAATCCAGTCGGATGATACTAGGGTGGGTATGGGACTCTCGGTCTGTTATGGAATCATCCAGTCGAACCGGGGTAAGCTCCTTGTTCGCAAATCCCCTTCGGGAACGGACTTCTTTGTTAGATTACCCGTAGAATTCAGGTAG
- a CDS encoding CBS domain-containing protein: protein MLVKEILEKKDRKILSVEPQTTVWEAIRFMTKYDIGSVIVLNAGKLAGIFTERDLLHFASTDREKVFDKTVAEVMSTQLTTMTPGDQVDDVLAIMLKKRIRHMPILDGNRLTGIISIGDAVKAKIEKTEEENKNLKRYIYSESGFI, encoded by the coding sequence ATGCTGGTTAAGGAAATCTTGGAAAAGAAGGACCGAAAGATTCTTTCGGTAGAACCCCAAACTACGGTTTGGGAAGCAATTCGCTTCATGACCAAGTACGATATTGGTTCTGTAATAGTTTTGAACGCGGGGAAGTTGGCGGGAATCTTTACGGAACGCGATTTACTGCACTTTGCATCTACGGATCGGGAAAAAGTCTTCGATAAAACAGTTGCTGAAGTGATGTCAACTCAGTTGACCACGATGACTCCAGGGGACCAAGTGGACGACGTCTTAGCGATTATGCTGAAAAAAAGGATACGCCACATGCCGATACTCGACGGAAATCGGCTTACAGGAATTATTTCTATCGGAGATGCGGTTAAAGCCAAAATTGAAAAAACGGAAGAGGAAAATAAAAATCTCAAACGTTATATCTACAGTGAATCCGGCTTTATTTGA
- a CDS encoding LIC_12238 family plasminogen-binding lipoprotein, which translates to MKRFLFFLPLLLVSLMISCLGMKGEFGWAILDEDQLDFLEKRMTNISEFTLTRDKLAFPNDKTLAYIYKFSRLPNPEAETYVSLSRFQLGFNEIEVSRKRPDLSTSTIRGSFRDLPTGKYLLKVSYNEDVIDSVEFRIVSPAGTMDEDEDAPSGSDDIEKYSKTRNGKD; encoded by the coding sequence ATGAAGAGATTTCTATTCTTCCTCCCCTTACTCCTCGTGTCCCTCATGATATCCTGTCTCGGGATGAAGGGAGAATTCGGTTGGGCTATTTTGGACGAGGATCAATTGGATTTCCTCGAAAAACGGATGACCAACATAAGCGAATTCACGTTAACTCGGGATAAACTGGCCTTTCCAAACGATAAAACATTAGCCTATATTTATAAATTTTCCCGCCTTCCAAATCCCGAAGCCGAGACATACGTAAGTTTAAGCCGGTTTCAATTAGGATTTAATGAAATAGAAGTCAGTCGCAAGCGTCCTGATTTATCCACTTCCACGATTCGAGGCAGTTTTCGCGATTTACCGACGGGAAAATATCTTCTTAAAGTTTCGTACAACGAAGATGTGATCGATAGCGTGGAATTTAGAATCGTTTCCCCGGCAGGAACTATGGACGAGGATGAGGATGCTCCGTCCGGCTCGGACGATATCGAAAAATATTCCAAAACAAGAAACGGAAAAGATTAA
- a CDS encoding tetratricopeptide repeat protein, translating to MNFLRLKTGALLLLYIGSASLLLADEQDQRLDPAGIYKLPHEVIPPDEVAKLKESLSNPVEGVDSIASIRAPLDRYYAQFVDPKRTEEERRLGKIFTEKTDRNTLRLLILKMANKLTDAAVLRESPILFELHSLLGQEYAKRKQNFKALEEASTALRYRDFAHTEESFSKESRLRELYDSSEIEKARGHGRIAKELSQAGIDWNKAKDKIHVLEAANVRGKELIFEENQPKRKIESKDIADARQNVKIAEERLKQADASYKDSFEKNYYPFFKRKSREDASAVFDLAKYVKEAENENKERLKVVNKTSVSGQGIFVLFDYKRNTDYFGYAGLLEIAFRLDPEYSPVVLSLAQELRSAGKKSKALDFYLKYLTLALKENKTDAEMAPVYREIASLHTELKQYVLAAEFYEKYYQAEPDPKKKGLYSFEVGNFFETKIGNLEKAAAYYSYWLEGRAKEAETESELSFPDSQERFRMETIAHLGISRLHRYEKKPAKEKTELLKSIDSYAKLRESYTKEDRKYSEGKKELLTIKKGLLERTNDQDMAQYRLKNLELEETKERIDVVRTKLETSPGTKAMQRVSILYEFEKDFATAKKFNEEILKIGTQTEMNLALRNIERINRILEDGIPRDPYPGDPLASDTP from the coding sequence ATGAATTTTCTCCGCCTGAAAACGGGCGCGCTGCTTCTGCTTTATATCGGATCGGCGAGCTTGCTTTTAGCGGACGAGCAGGATCAACGACTCGATCCCGCCGGGATTTATAAACTTCCTCATGAAGTTATCCCGCCGGACGAAGTCGCAAAATTAAAAGAATCCCTATCGAATCCTGTTGAAGGGGTTGATTCGATCGCGTCTATCCGTGCTCCGTTGGACCGTTATTACGCGCAGTTCGTAGACCCTAAACGAACTGAAGAAGAGCGGAGACTCGGAAAAATCTTCACAGAAAAAACGGATCGAAACACTTTAAGATTATTAATTCTTAAAATGGCGAATAAACTCACCGATGCCGCCGTTCTGCGCGAATCTCCCATTCTGTTCGAACTCCATTCTCTTTTGGGACAGGAATATGCCAAGAGAAAGCAGAATTTCAAAGCTTTAGAGGAAGCGAGCACCGCTTTACGCTACCGCGATTTCGCTCACACCGAGGAATCTTTCTCGAAAGAGTCGCGACTGAGAGAATTATACGATAGCTCCGAAATAGAAAAAGCGAGAGGGCATGGACGGATTGCAAAGGAACTTTCTCAGGCCGGAATCGATTGGAATAAAGCCAAAGATAAGATTCATGTTTTGGAGGCGGCGAACGTAAGAGGGAAAGAACTTATTTTCGAAGAAAACCAGCCTAAGAGAAAGATAGAATCGAAGGATATCGCCGACGCAAGGCAGAATGTAAAGATCGCCGAAGAGCGTCTCAAGCAGGCGGATGCTTCCTATAAGGATTCGTTCGAGAAGAATTATTATCCTTTCTTTAAGCGAAAATCTCGGGAAGATGCGAGCGCCGTATTCGATTTGGCAAAATACGTAAAGGAAGCGGAAAACGAAAACAAGGAGCGACTTAAAGTCGTTAACAAAACTTCGGTCAGCGGCCAAGGGATCTTCGTTCTATTCGATTATAAAAGAAACACGGACTACTTCGGATATGCGGGCTTGCTCGAAATCGCGTTTCGATTGGATCCCGAATATTCTCCGGTGGTTTTAAGCCTCGCCCAAGAATTACGTTCCGCCGGAAAGAAATCCAAGGCTTTGGATTTCTACTTAAAGTATCTTACTCTTGCATTAAAAGAAAATAAAACCGATGCCGAGATGGCTCCGGTCTATCGGGAAATCGCTTCGCTTCATACCGAATTGAAACAATATGTTTTAGCGGCTGAATTCTATGAAAAATATTATCAAGCCGAACCTGATCCGAAAAAGAAAGGATTGTACTCCTTTGAAGTAGGCAATTTTTTCGAAACTAAAATCGGGAATTTGGAAAAAGCCGCCGCATATTATTCATATTGGTTAGAAGGCAGAGCAAAAGAGGCCGAGACAGAATCAGAACTTTCATTTCCTGATTCCCAAGAGCGCTTTAGAATGGAAACGATCGCTCATCTGGGAATTTCGCGTTTGCACAGATACGAGAAGAAACCCGCTAAGGAAAAGACCGAATTATTGAAGTCGATCGATTCCTACGCCAAGCTCCGCGAGAGTTATACAAAGGAAGATCGTAAATATTCGGAAGGCAAGAAGGAATTACTGACGATTAAGAAAGGCCTCTTAGAGCGTACAAATGATCAGGATATGGCTCAATATCGATTGAAGAATCTGGAATTGGAGGAAACTAAGGAAAGAATAGACGTTGTCCGAACAAAGCTGGAAACTTCTCCCGGAACGAAAGCGATGCAGAGAGTATCGATATTATACGAGTTCGAAAAGGATTTTGCGACCGCGAAGAAATTCAACGAAGAGATTCTTAAAATCGGAACTCAAACGGAAATGAATCTTGCTTTGCGGAATATAGAAAGAATTAATCGAATTCTGGAAGACGGTATTCCTCGCGATCCGTATCCCGGAGATCCTCTTGCGAGCGATACGCCTTAA